A genomic region of Pseudomonas sp. RSB 5.4 contains the following coding sequences:
- the clpA gene encoding ATP-dependent Clp protease ATP-binding subunit ClpA, with translation MLNRELEVTLNLAFKEARSKRHEFMTVEHLLLALLDNEAAATVLRACGANLDKLKHDLQEFIDSTTPLIPVHDEDRETQPTLGFQRVLQRAVFHVQSSGKREVTGANVLVAIFSEQESQAVFLLKQQSVARIDVVNYIAHGISKVPGHGDHSEGEQDMQDDEGGESSSSGNPLDAYASNLNELARQGRIDPLVGREMEVERVAQILARRRKNNPLLVGEAGVGKTAIAEGLAKRIVDNQVPDLLANSVVYSLDLGALLAGTKYRGDFEKRFKALLNELKKRPQAILFIDEIHTIIGAGAASGGVMDASNLLKPLLSSGDIRCIGSTTFQEFRGIFEKDRALARRFQKVDVVEPSVEDTIGILRGLKGRFEQHHNIEYSDESLRAAAELASRYINDRHMPDKAIDVIDEAGAYQRLQPADKRVKRIDVPQVEDIVAKIARIPPKHVTSSDKELLRNLERDLKLTVFGQDAAIDSLSTAIKLSRAGLKSPDKPVGSFLFAGPTGVGKTEAARQLAKALGIELVRFDMSEYMERHTVSRLIGAPPGYVGFDQGGLLTEAITKQPHCVLLLDEIEKAHPEVFNLLLQVMDHGTLTDNNGRKADFRNVIIIMTTNAGAETAARASIGFTHQDHSSDAMEVIKKSFTPEFRNRLDTIIQFGRLSHEVIKSVVDKFLTELQAQLEDKRVLLEVTDAARSWLAAGGYDSAMGARPMARLIQDKIKRPLAEEILFGELAEHGGVVHIDIKDGELTFDFETTAEMA, from the coding sequence ATGTTAAACCGCGAGCTCGAAGTCACCCTCAATCTTGCCTTCAAGGAGGCTCGTTCGAAGCGTCATGAATTCATGACCGTCGAACACCTGCTGCTGGCCCTATTGGACAATGAGGCTGCCGCCACCGTATTGCGTGCCTGCGGCGCAAACCTCGACAAACTCAAGCACGACCTGCAGGAGTTCATCGACTCCACCACGCCACTGATCCCCGTCCATGACGAAGATCGCGAAACCCAGCCAACCCTGGGCTTCCAGCGTGTACTGCAACGTGCTGTCTTTCATGTACAGAGCTCGGGCAAGCGCGAAGTAACCGGCGCCAACGTGCTGGTTGCCATCTTCAGTGAGCAAGAGAGTCAGGCCGTATTCCTGCTGAAACAGCAGAGCGTTGCGCGCATTGATGTCGTCAATTACATCGCCCACGGCATTTCCAAAGTGCCAGGGCACGGCGATCACTCTGAAGGTGAACAAGATATGCAGGACGACGAGGGCGGTGAGTCTTCTTCTTCAGGCAATCCGCTGGATGCTTATGCCAGCAATCTCAACGAACTCGCACGCCAGGGTCGGATCGATCCGCTGGTCGGCCGCGAGATGGAAGTCGAGCGTGTCGCGCAGATTCTGGCGCGTCGGCGCAAGAACAATCCGCTGCTGGTCGGCGAGGCGGGCGTGGGTAAAACCGCGATTGCCGAAGGCCTGGCCAAGCGCATTGTCGACAACCAGGTGCCGGATCTGCTGGCCAACAGCGTCGTCTATTCGCTCGATCTCGGTGCCCTGCTTGCAGGCACCAAGTATCGCGGTGATTTCGAGAAGCGCTTCAAGGCGCTGCTCAATGAACTGAAAAAACGTCCGCAGGCGATCCTGTTCATCGACGAAATTCACACCATCATCGGTGCGGGTGCTGCGTCCGGTGGCGTGATGGATGCCTCGAACCTGCTCAAGCCGCTGCTGTCGTCTGGCGACATTCGCTGCATTGGCTCGACCACGTTCCAGGAATTTCGCGGCATCTTCGAGAAGGATCGGGCCTTGGCACGACGCTTCCAGAAGGTTGATGTCGTCGAGCCCTCGGTGGAAGACACCATCGGTATCCTGCGCGGCCTGAAAGGGCGTTTCGAGCAGCACCACAACATCGAATACAGCGATGAGTCGTTGCGCGCCGCTGCTGAACTGGCATCGCGCTACATCAATGACCGGCATATGCCGGACAAGGCCATCGACGTGATCGACGAGGCGGGTGCCTATCAGCGCCTGCAACCGGCCGATAAACGCGTGAAGCGCATTGACGTGCCGCAGGTTGAAGACATCGTGGCGAAGATCGCGCGGATTCCGCCGAAACACGTCACCAGCTCCGACAAGGAACTGCTGCGTAACCTGGAACGTGACCTGAAGCTGACGGTGTTTGGTCAGGACGCAGCCATCGATTCGCTGTCGACTGCGATCAAGCTGTCCCGCGCCGGCCTCAAGTCGCCTGACAAGCCAGTCGGTTCGTTCCTGTTCGCCGGTCCGACCGGTGTCGGTAAAACCGAAGCTGCGCGGCAATTGGCCAAGGCACTGGGGATCGAACTCGTTCGCTTCGACATGTCCGAGTACATGGAGCGTCACACCGTATCGCGTCTGATCGGTGCGCCTCCAGGCTATGTCGGGTTCGATCAGGGAGGTCTGTTGACCGAAGCGATCACCAAGCAACCGCACTGCGTATTGCTGCTCGATGAAATCGAGAAGGCGCATCCGGAAGTCTTCAACCTGCTGCTGCAGGTGATGGACCACGGTACGCTCACCGACAACAACGGGCGCAAGGCGGACTTCCGCAATGTGATCATCATCATGACCACCAACGCCGGCGCCGAAACCGCGGCGCGTGCTTCGATCGGTTTCACCCATCAGGACCACTCGTCTGATGCGATGGAAGTGATCAAGAAGAGCTTCACGCCGGAATTCCGTAACCGTCTGGACACCATTATCCAGTTTGGTCGCCTCAGTCATGAGGTCATCAAAAGTGTGGTGGACAAGTTCCTTACCGAACTGCAGGCGCAGCTGGAAGACAAGCGTGTGTTGCTGGAGGTTACCGATGCGGCGCGCAGTTGGCTGGCGGCCGGTGGCTACGATTCGGCCATGGGCGCGCGTCCGATGGCGCGTCTGATTCAGGACAAGATCAAGCGTCCGTTGGCGGAAGAGATTCTGTTTGGCGAGCTGGCCGAGCATGGCGGTGTGGTGCACATCGACATCAAGGATGGTGAGTTGACGTTTGACTTCGAGACTACGGCTGAGATGGCCTGA
- the infA gene encoding translation initiation factor IF-1 produces the protein MSKEDSFEMEGTVVDTLPNTMFRVELENGHVVTAHISGKMRKNYIRILTGDKVRVELTPYDLSKGRITYRAR, from the coding sequence ATGTCGAAAGAAGACAGCTTCGAAATGGAAGGCACTGTCGTCGACACCCTGCCCAACACCATGTTTCGTGTGGAGTTGGAAAATGGGCACGTCGTAACCGCGCATATCTCCGGCAAGATGCGCAAGAACTACATTCGTATTCTTACCGGTGACAAAGTGCGCGTCGAGCTGACGCCCTATGACTTGAGCAAAGGGCGCATCACTTACCGCGCTCGCTAA
- a CDS encoding arginyltransferase has translation MTELARLKFYATQPHSCSYLPEEQATTLFLDPSQPMDVHVYADLSEMGFRRSGDHLYRPHCQNCNACVPARIPVAQFSPNRQQKRIFKRNADLQVRPVKPHFSEEYFDLYQRYIEQRHADGDMYPPSRDQFSTFLVRDLPFSRFYEFRLDGRLLAVAVTDLLPNGLSAVYTFYEPDEERRSLGRFAILWQIAESQRLGLEAVYLGYWIKNCKKMNYKTQYRPIELLINQRWVILN, from the coding sequence ATGACCGAGTTGGCGCGCTTGAAGTTCTATGCCACTCAGCCTCATTCCTGCAGTTATCTGCCCGAGGAGCAGGCGACGACGCTGTTCCTCGACCCTAGTCAGCCCATGGATGTGCATGTCTACGCAGACCTGTCGGAAATGGGTTTTCGTCGCAGCGGCGATCATCTGTATCGACCTCATTGCCAGAATTGCAATGCGTGCGTGCCTGCGCGCATCCCGGTGGCGCAGTTCAGCCCCAACCGCCAGCAGAAACGCATTTTCAAACGCAATGCCGACCTGCAGGTGCGCCCGGTAAAACCGCACTTCAGCGAAGAATATTTCGATCTGTACCAGCGTTATATCGAGCAGCGACATGCCGATGGCGACATGTACCCGCCGAGCCGCGACCAGTTTTCAACCTTCCTGGTACGTGACCTGCCCTTTTCGCGCTTCTACGAATTTCGTCTCGACGGACGGTTACTCGCCGTCGCCGTCACCGACTTGCTGCCCAACGGCTTGTCGGCGGTCTATACGTTTTACGAGCCTGACGAAGAGCGCCGCAGCCTGGGGCGTTTCGCAATCCTGTGGCAAATCGCTGAAAGTCAGCGCCTGGGACTGGAGGCGGTGTATCTCGGTTATTGGATCAAGAACTGCAAAAAGATGAACTACAAGACCCAATATCGCCCCATCGAATTGCTGATTAATCAGCGCTGGGTGATCCTGAACTAA
- the aat gene encoding leucyl/phenylalanyl-tRNA--protein transferase encodes MLTWLQRNSLTFPPLEKAMRDPNGLLAAGGDLSADRLVQAYRHGCFPWFSEGQPILWWSPDPRTVLFPDELHVSRSLGKLLRQQRYQVTFDQDFAAVIRACAAPRDYADGTWITEAMQDAYLELHRRGFAHSVEVWDQGQLVGGLYGLAMGHLFFGESMFSRADNASKFGFATLVQHLKEAGFVLIDCQMPTDHLHSLGARAIPRREFADYLARHLDQPSRATWVC; translated from the coding sequence ATGCTGACTTGGTTACAACGCAATTCCCTGACTTTCCCACCTCTGGAAAAGGCCATGCGCGATCCCAATGGATTGCTGGCTGCCGGTGGCGACCTGTCCGCCGATCGCTTGGTGCAGGCTTACCGGCATGGCTGTTTTCCGTGGTTCTCCGAAGGCCAGCCGATTCTCTGGTGGTCTCCGGATCCGCGCACCGTTCTGTTTCCCGACGAACTGCACGTCTCGCGCAGCCTCGGCAAACTGCTGCGCCAGCAACGCTATCAGGTGACCTTCGATCAGGATTTCGCAGCCGTCATTCGCGCCTGCGCTGCACCACGGGACTACGCCGACGGTACCTGGATCACCGAAGCCATGCAGGACGCCTACCTCGAACTGCACCGCCGCGGCTTCGCCCATTCGGTCGAGGTCTGGGATCAGGGCCAACTGGTCGGCGGCCTGTATGGCCTGGCGATGGGTCATCTGTTTTTCGGCGAATCGATGTTCAGTCGCGCCGACAATGCCTCCAAATTTGGCTTTGCAACGCTGGTGCAGCACCTGAAAGAAGCCGGATTCGTCCTGATTGACTGCCAGATGCCGACCGATCATCTGCACAGCCTTGGCGCGCGGGCGATCCCCCGCCGCGAATTCGCCGACTATCTGGCTCGCCACCTGGATCAACCCAGTCGTGCCACCTGGGTTTGCTGA
- the trxB gene encoding thioredoxin-disulfide reductase yields MNAAKHSRLIILGSGPAGYSAAVYAARANLKPVVITGLQAGGQLTTTVEVDNWPGDVEGLTGPVLMERMQKHAERFATEIVYDHIHTAKLQQRPFELIGDSGTYTCDALIIATGASAQYLGLPSEEAFAGKGVSACATCDGFFYRNQVVAVVGGGNTAVEEALYLSNIAKEVHLIHRRDKLRSEKILQDKLFEKAANGNVRLHWNQNLDEVLGDASGVTGARLRDSHTGKTRELPLAGVFIAIGHKPNTDLFQGQLPMRDGYLLVRGGNDGDATATEIPGVFAAGDVADHVYRQAVTSAGAGCMAALDAEKYLDDIPVI; encoded by the coding sequence ATGAACGCAGCGAAGCATTCACGCCTGATCATTCTTGGCTCCGGCCCTGCCGGTTACAGCGCCGCCGTATACGCCGCCCGCGCCAACCTCAAACCCGTGGTGATTACCGGCCTGCAGGCCGGTGGCCAGCTCACCACCACCGTCGAAGTCGACAACTGGCCCGGCGACGTCGAAGGCCTGACCGGCCCGGTACTGATGGAGCGCATGCAGAAACACGCCGAGCGCTTTGCCACAGAGATCGTTTACGACCACATCCACACCGCCAAGTTGCAGCAGCGCCCGTTCGAACTCATCGGCGATAGCGGCACCTACACCTGCGACGCGCTGATCATTGCCACCGGCGCTTCGGCGCAGTATCTGGGACTACCCTCGGAAGAAGCCTTTGCCGGCAAAGGGGTGTCGGCCTGCGCGACCTGTGACGGCTTCTTCTACCGCAATCAGGTGGTCGCGGTGGTGGGCGGCGGCAACACCGCCGTCGAGGAAGCGCTGTACCTGTCGAACATCGCCAAAGAGGTGCACTTGATCCACCGTCGCGACAAATTGCGCTCGGAGAAAATCCTTCAGGACAAACTCTTCGAAAAAGCCGCCAACGGCAACGTTCGCCTGCACTGGAACCAGAATCTGGATGAAGTGCTGGGCGACGCCAGTGGCGTGACCGGTGCACGCCTGCGTGACAGCCACACAGGCAAAACCCGCGAGTTGCCGCTGGCCGGCGTGTTCATTGCCATCGGCCACAAACCCAACACCGACCTGTTCCAGGGCCAGTTGCCGATGCGTGACGGCTATCTGTTGGTCAGGGGCGGCAATGACGGTGACGCCACCGCCACCGAGATTCCCGGCGTCTTCGCTGCCGGCGACGTGGCCGACCACGTTTATCGCCAGGCCGTGACCTCGGCGGGAGCCGGCTGCATGGCGGCACTGGACGCGGAGAAGTATCTGGACGACATTCCTGTCATTTAA
- a CDS encoding DNA translocase FtsK 4TM domain-containing protein — MKKSTAAPKTVVPLWRQQLHYRLKEGALIAIGALCLFLMMALLTYGKDDPGWSHNSKIDDVQNFGGPAGSYSADILFMVLGYFAYIFPLLLAVKAYQIFRQRHEPWQWSGWLFSWRLIGLVFLVLSGAALAHIHFHAATGLPAGAGGALGESLGDLARNALNIQGSTLLFIALFLFGLTVFTDLSWFKVMDVTGKITLDLFELFQGAVNRWWSARTERKQLVAQLREVDDRVHDVVAPTVTDKREQAKVKERLIEREQALSKHMSDREKQVPPVIAPAPVKAPEPSKRVQKEKQAPLFVDSAVEGTLPPISILDPAEKKQLNYSPESLAAVGHLLEIKLKEFGVEVTVDSIHPGPVITRYEIQPAAGVKVSRIANLAKDLARSLAVTSVRVVEVIPGKTTVGIEIPNEDRQIVRFSEVLSTPEYDNFKSPVTLALGHDIGGKPVITDLAKMPHLLVAGTTGSGKSVGVNAMILSILFKSGPEDAKLIMIDPKMLELSIYEGIPHLLCPVVTDMKDAANALRWSVAEMERRYKLMAKMGVRNLSGFNAKVKEAQDAGEPLSDPLYKRESIHDEAPLLQKLPTIVVVVDEFADMMMIVGKKVEELIARIAQKARAAGIHLILATQRPSVDVITGLIKANIPTRMAFQVSSKIDSRTIIDQGGAEQLLGHGDMLYMPPGTSLPIRVHGAFVSDDEVHRVVEAWKLRGAPEYNDDILNGVEEAGSGFEGSSGGGDGDDPETDALYDEAVQFVLESRRASISAVQRKLKIGYNRAARMIEAMEMAGVVTAMNTNGSREVLAPGPMRD, encoded by the coding sequence TTGAAGAAATCCACCGCAGCACCAAAAACAGTCGTTCCGCTCTGGCGCCAGCAATTGCACTACCGGCTCAAGGAAGGTGCATTGATCGCCATCGGTGCCTTGTGCCTGTTCCTGATGATGGCCTTGCTGACCTACGGCAAGGACGATCCGGGCTGGAGCCATAACAGCAAGATCGACGACGTGCAGAACTTCGGCGGCCCGGCCGGTTCCTACAGCGCCGACATCCTGTTCATGGTGCTGGGTTATTTCGCATACATTTTCCCGTTGCTGCTGGCGGTCAAGGCCTATCAGATCTTCCGTCAACGTCACGAGCCGTGGCAGTGGAGCGGCTGGCTGTTCTCCTGGCGTCTGATCGGTCTGGTGTTCCTGGTGCTGTCGGGCGCCGCGCTGGCGCATATCCATTTCCATGCGGCCACCGGGCTGCCGGCGGGTGCGGGCGGGGCGCTGGGGGAAAGTCTCGGTGATCTGGCGCGTAACGCGCTGAATATCCAGGGCAGCACGCTGCTGTTCATTGCGTTGTTCCTGTTCGGCCTGACCGTATTCACTGACCTGTCGTGGTTCAAGGTGATGGACGTCACCGGCAAGATCACTCTGGACCTGTTCGAATTGTTCCAGGGCGCGGTCAACCGCTGGTGGTCGGCGCGTACCGAGCGTAAGCAACTGGTTGCGCAGCTGCGTGAAGTCGATGATCGCGTCCACGACGTGGTGGCGCCGACCGTTACCGACAAGCGTGAACAGGCCAAGGTCAAGGAGCGCCTGATCGAGCGCGAACAGGCCCTGAGCAAGCACATGTCCGATCGCGAGAAGCAGGTGCCGCCGGTCATCGCCCCGGCTCCGGTCAAGGCGCCCGAGCCTAGCAAGCGCGTGCAGAAAGAAAAGCAGGCGCCTTTGTTCGTCGACAGCGCCGTCGAAGGCACCTTGCCGCCGATCTCGATTCTCGATCCTGCGGAAAAGAAACAACTTAATTATTCGCCGGAATCCCTGGCAGCGGTCGGCCACTTGCTGGAGATCAAGCTCAAGGAGTTCGGCGTCGAAGTCACCGTGGACTCGATCCATCCGGGCCCGGTGATTACCCGTTACGAAATTCAGCCTGCCGCCGGCGTCAAAGTCAGCCGCATCGCCAATCTGGCCAAAGACCTTGCACGTTCGCTGGCCGTGACCAGTGTGCGGGTGGTCGAGGTGATTCCGGGCAAGACCACGGTCGGTATCGAGATTCCCAACGAAGACCGGCAGATCGTGCGTTTCTCCGAAGTGCTGTCGACCCCCGAGTACGACAACTTCAAATCGCCAGTCACCCTCGCTCTGGGCCACGACATCGGCGGCAAACCGGTCATCACCGACCTGGCGAAGATGCCGCACCTGCTGGTCGCTGGTACGACCGGTTCCGGTAAGTCGGTGGGTGTGAACGCGATGATCCTGTCGATCCTGTTCAAGTCTGGCCCGGAAGACGCCAAGCTGATCATGATCGACCCGAAAATGCTCGAGCTGTCGATCTACGAAGGCATTCCGCACCTGCTGTGCCCAGTGGTCACCGACATGAAGGACGCCGCCAACGCCCTGCGCTGGAGCGTTGCCGAGATGGAGCGCCGCTACAAGCTGATGGCGAAGATGGGCGTGCGTAACCTGTCCGGCTTCAACGCCAAGGTCAAGGAAGCGCAGGACGCCGGCGAGCCGTTGAGCGATCCGCTGTACAAGCGCGAAAGCATTCACGACGAAGCGCCGCTGCTGCAGAAGCTGCCGACCATCGTCGTGGTCGTCGACGAATTCGCCGACATGATGATGATCGTCGGCAAGAAGGTTGAAGAACTGATTGCCCGTATCGCGCAGAAGGCGCGTGCCGCCGGTATTCACTTGATCCTCGCTACCCAGCGTCCTTCGGTGGACGTGATCACTGGTCTGATCAAGGCCAACATCCCGACGCGGATGGCGTTCCAGGTGTCGAGCAAGATCGACTCGCGGACCATCATCGACCAGGGCGGTGCCGAGCAACTGCTCGGTCACGGTGACATGCTCTACATGCCGCCGGGCACCAGCCTGCCGATCCGGGTTCACGGCGCGTTCGTTTCCGACGATGAAGTACACCGCGTGGTGGAAGCCTGGAAACTGCGTGGCGCACCGGAATACAACGATGACATCCTCAACGGTGTCGAAGAGGCGGGCAGCGGTTTTGAAGGCAGCAGCGGTGGCGGCGACGGTGATGATCCGGAGACCGACGCGCTGTATGACGAAGCCGTGCAGTTCGTGCTTGAAAGCCGTCGGGCGTCGATTTCCGCGGTACAGCGCAAGCTGAAGATCGGTTACAACCGCGCTGCGCGCATGATCGAAGCCATGGAAATGGCCGGCGTGGTGACTGCGATGAACACCAACGGTTCGCGTGAAGTGCTGGCCCCGGGCCCGATGCGCGACTGA
- the lolA gene encoding outer membrane lipoprotein chaperone LolA, producing the protein MRLIRMLLPVLALTTFTAHADDKDVARLTQLLETSKTLTANFSQLTLDGSGTQLQETRGDMVLQRPGLFYWHTEAPNEQTMVSDGKKVTLWDPDLEQATIKKLDERLTQTPALLLSGDVSKISQSFEISAKEAGGVIDFTLKPKTKDTLFDSLRLSFRNGLVNDMQLIDSVGQRTNILFTGVKANEPVSASKFKFDIPKGADVIQE; encoded by the coding sequence ATGCGTCTTATCCGCATGCTGTTGCCAGTACTGGCGCTGACCACTTTCACGGCCCACGCCGATGACAAAGACGTGGCGCGCCTGACCCAATTGCTGGAAACATCGAAAACCCTGACCGCGAATTTTTCCCAGCTGACCCTCGACGGCAGCGGCACGCAGTTGCAGGAAACTCGCGGTGATATGGTTCTGCAGCGTCCGGGCCTGTTCTACTGGCACACCGAAGCGCCAAACGAGCAGACCATGGTCTCCGATGGCAAGAAAGTCACCCTGTGGGACCCTGACCTGGAACAGGCCACCATCAAGAAGCTCGACGAACGTCTGACCCAGACCCCGGCGCTGCTGCTGTCCGGTGATGTGTCGAAGATCAGCCAGAGCTTTGAGATCAGCGCGAAAGAGGCGGGCGGCGTGATCGACTTCACCCTCAAGCCGAAAACCAAGGACACCCTGTTCGACAGCCTGCGCCTGTCGTTCCGTAATGGTCTGGTCAATGACATGCAACTGATCGACAGCGTCGGTCAGCGCACCAACATCCTGTTCACCGGGGTCAAGGCCAACGAACCTGTATCGGCGTCGAAGTTCAAGTTTGACATCCCGAAGGGTGCTGACGTTATCCAGGAATAA